The Gemmatimonadota bacterium DH-78 region CGATCAGCCCGCGTCCGTCACCAGTCCGGCCGCCCGCAGCTCCGCGAGAAGGTCGGAGGCATCGACACGCAGCGTCTCGGCATCCACTTCCGGGTAGGCCGCCTGCAGGGCCGCCACGACTTCGTCGAGGGTGCCGGAGTGCGGGGGGAGGAGCTGCCAGATGCGAGCTCCCACCTCGTCGAGGCCGAAGTACACCTCGTCGTCGCCGTGCAGAAGCACGGCCCCCTCGGAGATGGGACGAAAGAGCACCGCCGGGTGCGGCACCGGCAGTTGGGACGGCTTGGTCATCGCACGCCACCTGTACGGGTCGGCCCTGGGGCCGGTAGAGAGAGGTCCAGCGGCGTTGAAAGTATCGACCGAGAGCACGGTCGATGAAGGGAGGTCGGGCGGCGCGCGGAGGCGCCGCCCGACGCTCACCCTACGACCGGTTGTTGCAACCCCAGGCGCATCCGTCGGTAACGGACGCGACGATCCGGCCCCATCCCTGGATGCCGCCATCCCCGTCCGATCCGAGACCGATCAGGGTCAACTCCCGAAGCGTGCCGAAGCGCTCGAGGCGAGGCTTCTTGTACATCGCACGACCTCCTGTCATTACGTTCGGACAACCTGGTCCGTTCAGCCCTCGCCTACGTGACGAGGTGGGCGCGGAGCCCGGCGAGCCGCGTGGCGACTCGCGCCCGAACCTGGAGCACGACCCGTGCCCCGATGTTGAACAAACCTTAATAAACATACGAATACCGCGCAACCATGCGCCTGAACATCTGTTTGGCCCGGGTGCGCGGCCGCGAACTGAACCCTCGGCACCCCCGTCGAGTTCGCGAAAATGTGGTCACCCTGCAACAGATGTCGGACGGTTGCACCATCCCTTCCCCCGAGCGCGAGCCCTCGCCCCCATGAAGACCCTCATTCTCTTTCGCCACGCCAAATCCGATCATCCGGGGGGCACGACCGACCACGAGCGGCCCCTGGCCTCGCGGGGCCGTCG contains the following coding sequences:
- a CDS encoding PqqD family protein, with the protein product MTKPSQLPVPHPAVLFRPISEGAVLLHGDDEVYFGLDEVGARIWQLLPPHSGTLDEVVAALQAAYPEVDAETLRVDASDLLAELRAAGLVTDAG
- a CDS encoding lasso RiPP family leader peptide-containing protein, with the translated sequence MYKKPRLERFGTLRELTLIGLGSDGDGGIQGWGRIVASVTDGCAWGCNNRS